In Oscillatoria acuminata PCC 6304, a single window of DNA contains:
- a CDS encoding PAS domain S-box protein — protein sequence MNLIAQMDVGVVLTGPEAEVLVTNPVALTLLSLDEAAVIGRPLFNHPHLLQEDCTPFAPGKCPVREAIATQSPNQVIIGIGVYSPLTLNPSGISGSLLYSNGEVDCDKWLLVHANPQIAPNGRVEQVLCTFSNITEQKHAEASLRRRENRLRQYSRVLGELAKSPSLNQGDLQASLEQITVAVTQTLNVERASIWLYTEDHRSICCIELYERSPQKHSAGIELTAIDYPMYFQTIEQERIVAADDAQEDPTTREFTEGYLIPLGITSMLDAPIRVGGQMVGVVCLEHIGPPRQWRVEEENFAASLADCVALGLEASDRAQARLNLKKALDRLQAVLDTVPGCVSWIGSDLRYLGVNRYLANLFGRSPSDFINHPVGFLQTRPEFPNFLQQFFTSSLHKTTAEICLDIEGNLRQYLVGVEKYNQGKSAVCVGIDITDLKETEQALRQERALLRSLIDSIPDLIFYKDKQRIYQRVNKSFQRFTARDEGEILGKTDEELFPAESAKICAEIDRRILAEGQLLRMEEQLDQFDGSTTWLETIQTPFFDPNGEIVGMIGISRDITERKNAETALQQSKDELERRVEERTAFLKEANDRLQVEVARREQVQIALKASKDQLRQCLIAARMGTWDWDILNHRLTGSDEMEALYGFVPGSFDGNYETYLQAIDPEDRNRVEAEIAEILSSSSERFEIEQRIRLETGELRWLSAQGEVIRDATGQAIRSIGTVMDISDRKEAQLALQEAAYAAETANRSKSMFLANMSHELRTPLNAIIGYSEMLQEEADDFGYTDLIPDLEKIRIAGNHLLVLINDILDISKIEAGKMDLYLEDFNIDELIENVVSTAQPLVERNENTLMVECDRDLGLMYADLTKVRQILLNLLSNAAKFTKNGQITLSVVLFCPLNMATASPVTGKSSSWIQFAIADTGIGITPEQRQHLFKPFMQGDASTTREYGGTGLGLAISQRFCQMMGGEISVESQPLRGSCFSVILPCEVIAA from the coding sequence TTGAACCTGATCGCCCAGATGGATGTCGGGGTGGTGTTGACGGGACCGGAAGCCGAGGTCCTCGTCACCAACCCCGTTGCCTTGACCCTCTTGAGTCTGGATGAAGCGGCAGTCATCGGCAGGCCCTTATTCAATCATCCTCATCTGTTACAAGAAGACTGCACCCCGTTTGCGCCCGGGAAATGTCCCGTGAGGGAGGCGATCGCCACCCAATCCCCCAACCAAGTGATCATCGGCATCGGGGTTTATTCTCCACTCACCCTCAACCCCAGTGGCATCTCGGGCTCCCTCCTCTACTCTAACGGGGAAGTTGATTGCGATAAATGGTTGCTCGTTCATGCCAATCCGCAAATCGCCCCGAATGGCCGAGTCGAACAGGTCCTCTGTACCTTTAGCAATATCACCGAACAAAAACACGCTGAAGCCTCTTTGCGGCGACGGGAAAATCGCCTGCGTCAATATAGTCGGGTCCTCGGAGAGTTGGCGAAAAGTCCCAGCCTCAACCAGGGGGATTTGCAAGCCTCCCTGGAACAAATCACTGTCGCTGTCACCCAAACCTTAAACGTAGAACGGGCCAGTATTTGGTTATATACGGAAGACCACAGGTCGATTTGCTGTATCGAACTTTATGAACGGTCCCCTCAGAAACATTCTGCCGGAATCGAACTCACCGCCATTGATTACCCGATGTATTTTCAAACCATCGAACAGGAACGAATTGTGGCGGCGGATGATGCTCAGGAAGACCCCACAACCCGGGAATTTACCGAGGGTTATCTGATTCCCTTGGGGATTACCTCCATGTTAGATGCACCGATTCGGGTGGGGGGACAAATGGTGGGGGTCGTCTGTCTGGAACATATTGGCCCCCCTCGCCAATGGCGGGTAGAGGAGGAAAACTTTGCCGCGTCCCTAGCGGATTGTGTCGCCTTGGGGTTAGAAGCCAGCGATCGCGCTCAAGCGAGACTCAACTTAAAAAAAGCCCTCGATCGCCTGCAAGCGGTGTTAGATACGGTCCCCGGATGTGTCTCTTGGATTGGGTCAGATTTGCGCTACCTCGGGGTCAACCGCTACCTGGCGAATCTATTTGGGCGATCGCCTTCAGATTTTATCAATCACCCCGTTGGATTTCTACAAACTCGCCCCGAATTCCCCAACTTTTTACAACAATTTTTTACAAGTTCTCTTCATAAAACCACCGCAGAAATTTGCCTAGATATTGAAGGGAACTTGCGGCAATATTTGGTGGGAGTTGAGAAATATAACCAAGGAAAATCAGCCGTTTGCGTAGGAATTGATATCACGGACCTCAAAGAAACGGAACAAGCCCTGCGACAAGAACGGGCTTTACTCCGGTCTTTAATCGATTCTATTCCCGATTTAATTTTTTATAAAGACAAACAACGGATTTATCAGCGAGTGAATAAATCGTTTCAACGCTTTACCGCCCGCGATGAAGGTGAAATTCTTGGCAAAACTGATGAGGAACTGTTTCCAGCAGAGTCCGCCAAAATTTGTGCTGAAATTGACCGACGCATTTTGGCCGAAGGTCAACTGTTGCGAATGGAGGAGCAACTGGACCAGTTCGATGGGAGCACAACCTGGCTGGAAACCATTCAAACACCCTTTTTTGACCCCAATGGCGAAATTGTCGGGATGATTGGGATTAGTCGAGATATTACAGAACGCAAGAATGCAGAAACGGCGCTACAACAGTCTAAAGATGAATTAGAACGACGGGTGGAGGAACGCACGGCGTTTTTAAAGGAAGCCAACGATCGCCTGCAAGTTGAAGTCGCTCGTCGGGAACAGGTTCAAATTGCTTTAAAAGCCAGCAAAGACCAACTCCGCCAATGCTTAATTGCCGCTCGCATGGGAACTTGGGATTGGGATATTCTTAATCATAGACTCACAGGTTCCGATGAGATGGAAGCGCTTTATGGTTTCGTTCCCGGTTCGTTTGATGGGAACTATGAAACCTATTTACAAGCTATTGACCCCGAGGATAGAAACCGGGTTGAAGCGGAAATCGCCGAGATTCTCTCCTCAAGCTCAGAACGGTTTGAAATTGAACAACGCATTCGCCTGGAGACGGGGGAATTGCGCTGGTTGAGCGCTCAAGGAGAAGTGATTCGCGATGCCACGGGACAAGCGATTAGAAGCATTGGGACGGTGATGGATATCAGCGATCGCAAGGAAGCACAACTCGCCCTCCAAGAGGCTGCCTATGCGGCGGAAACGGCCAATCGGTCTAAAAGTATGTTCCTGGCTAATATGAGCCATGAATTGCGAACACCACTGAATGCAATTATTGGCTATAGCGAAATGCTACAAGAAGAAGCCGATGATTTTGGCTATACGGATTTGATTCCGGATTTGGAGAAAATTCGCATCGCCGGAAATCATTTGCTCGTGTTAATTAACGATATTCTGGATATCTCCAAAATCGAAGCCGGAAAAATGGATTTGTATTTGGAGGATTTTAATATTGATGAGTTGATTGAAAATGTGGTGAGTACGGCTCAACCTCTGGTAGAACGAAATGAGAATACGCTCATGGTGGAGTGCGATCGCGATTTAGGATTGATGTATGCTGACTTGACGAAAGTCCGTCAAATTCTGCTGAATCTTCTCAGCAATGCCGCCAAATTTACTAAAAATGGTCAGATTACCCTCTCGGTTGTCTTATTTTGTCCCCTCAACATGGCGACTGCCTCTCCTGTAACGGGGAAATCTTCCTCTTGGATTCAGTTTGCGATCGCCGATACGGGAATTGGCATTACCCCCGAACAACGGCAACATCTGTTCAAACCCTTTATGCAAGGCGATGCCTCTACCACGCGGGAGTATGGCGGCACCGGATTGGGACTCGCCATTAGTCAACGCTTCTGTCAAATGATGGGGGGCGAAATTTCGGTAGAAAGCCAACCCCTGCGCGGGTCCTGTTTTAGCGTGATCCTCCCCTGTGAAGTGATTGCTGCCTAG